A stretch of Imperialibacter roseus DNA encodes these proteins:
- a CDS encoding cytochrome b5 domain-containing protein, which yields MDNSNLLPIFTANQLALRNGQDREEVWIAYKGFIYDVSLSRLWRTGLHYEHWAGQDLTGELLDAPHTDSVFDKFKCIGRLSGHENTLTQ from the coding sequence ATGGATAATTCAAATTTATTGCCGATATTTACAGCCAATCAGTTGGCGCTTCGCAACGGTCAGGACAGGGAGGAAGTTTGGATTGCCTACAAGGGATTCATTTATGATGTGAGTCTCTCCAGGCTATGGCGAACAGGACTTCACTACGAACACTGGGCGGGCCAAGATCTTACCGGTGAATTACTCGATGCGCCACACACTGATTCAGTTTTTGATAAATTCAAATGCATTGGGCGCTTGTCCGGGCATGAAAACACCCTTACACAATGA
- a CDS encoding dipeptidase, protein MKKLVYCLLIAVLAACSTPKEEKKDVSAMSDDELRAYADTLAHKFILTDGHVDLPYRMKVAGFILKKEIMDVSVRTPEGNFDYVRAKEGGLDAPMMSIYIPSSYGVTQEAKNLADSLIGMVEKLTTTYPDKFALAKTPAAIEENFKAGLISLPMGMENGAPLMEDLANVAYFADRGINYITLTHGKDNQICDSSYDTTYTWNGLSPFGEEVVKEMNKQGIMVDISHVSDSTFYDVMALTDVPAIASHSSCRYFTPGFERNMSDEMIKMLGENGGVIQINFGSSFLSGEVREKSEKVREHMTNWLAENGLSYRDSTAQAYMEQYVADSAINLFATVGVVADHIDHVVEIAGIDHVGLGSDYDGVGDSLPTGLKDVSEFPNLIYELLKRGYTEEDIAKICYQNVFRVWNAVLDKSKELKGA, encoded by the coding sequence ATGAAAAAACTAGTCTACTGCCTTTTAATTGCTGTATTAGCGGCCTGCAGTACTCCAAAGGAAGAAAAGAAGGATGTTTCGGCTATGTCGGACGACGAGCTGAGAGCATACGCAGACACACTTGCTCATAAATTTATACTGACTGACGGCCACGTGGATTTGCCCTATCGAATGAAGGTGGCGGGCTTCATCCTGAAAAAGGAAATTATGGACGTGTCGGTTCGCACGCCGGAGGGCAACTTCGATTACGTGCGGGCAAAGGAAGGTGGCCTGGATGCGCCTATGATGTCGATTTACATTCCGTCGAGCTACGGTGTGACGCAGGAAGCCAAAAACCTGGCCGATTCACTGATTGGTATGGTGGAAAAGCTGACAACTACTTATCCCGACAAGTTTGCGTTAGCCAAGACGCCAGCGGCAATTGAAGAGAACTTTAAAGCTGGTTTGATATCGCTACCGATGGGCATGGAAAACGGAGCTCCCTTAATGGAAGACCTGGCCAATGTGGCGTACTTCGCTGATAGAGGGATCAACTATATCACACTTACCCACGGTAAAGACAACCAGATTTGCGACTCCAGCTACGATACCACTTACACCTGGAACGGCCTGAGTCCATTTGGTGAGGAGGTTGTGAAAGAAATGAACAAGCAGGGCATCATGGTGGACATATCACATGTGTCCGACAGCACATTTTATGATGTGATGGCACTGACTGACGTGCCCGCTATCGCCTCTCACTCATCTTGCCGGTATTTCACGCCGGGCTTCGAGCGCAATATGTCGGATGAAATGATCAAGATGCTGGGCGAGAATGGGGGGGTGATCCAAATCAACTTCGGGTCGAGCTTCCTTTCCGGCGAAGTAAGGGAAAAAAGCGAAAAGGTGCGGGAGCACATGACCAACTGGCTGGCTGAAAACGGATTGAGCTACAGAGATTCTACTGCGCAGGCCTATATGGAGCAATATGTGGCTGATTCTGCCATCAACCTGTTTGCTACGGTAGGTGTGGTGGCTGACCACATTGACCATGTGGTAGAGATAGCCGGGATTGACCATGTTGGTCTGGGTTCGGACTATGACGGTGTGGGCGACTCGCTACCAACTGGGCTGAAAGATGTTTCTGAGTTTCCTAACCTGATCTACGAGCTTTTGAAGCGGGGCTACACCGAAGAGGATATTGCCAAGATTTGTTACCAGAACGTATTCAGAGTTTGGAACGCAGTGCTTGATAAATCCAAAGAACTGAAGGGCGCCTAA
- a CDS encoding PadR family transcriptional regulator — protein MKKTQLGEFEEIVLLTIAVLHNDAYGVSIKNELERRLGYGTSVGALQTALKRLEEKGYLDSAWGETSNVRGGKRKKYYKITASAQKALQEIKDIRAQLWSEIPSIVLKFT, from the coding sequence ATGAAGAAAACACAGCTGGGGGAGTTTGAGGAAATTGTGTTGCTGACCATCGCTGTATTGCATAACGACGCCTATGGTGTGTCGATTAAGAATGAGCTGGAGAGGAGACTGGGTTATGGTACCAGCGTGGGGGCGTTGCAAACAGCACTAAAGAGACTGGAGGAAAAAGGCTATCTCGATTCCGCATGGGGCGAAACCTCCAATGTGCGTGGAGGCAAGCGGAAGAAGTATTACAAAATTACGGCGTCTGCCCAAAAAGCTTTGCAGGAGATCAAAGACATCCGTGCCCAGCTGTGGTCTGAGATACCTTCGATAGTTTTAAAATTTACGTAA
- a CDS encoding DUF1223 domain-containing protein, whose product MKKWTVAIGVVLATGLAAFLSPKPFIEKKALISTPNDGAFALIELFTSQGCSSCPAADHLLNSIIEQAAINGDPVFGLSFHVSYWDYLGWKDPYASLAYNVRQGNYVNQLKAGNAYTPQMVVNGKVEFVGSSRKEADSAIKAALAKPAGYSLKASVFDNGGELLIKYALDKAPNQALINIALVKKEVQNHVARGENKGRTLTHKNVVVEFQTVMAEAAGEVSLLLPNGFEPNDNSVVVYLQNKNDLAIIAACQVIL is encoded by the coding sequence ATGAAAAAGTGGACAGTTGCTATAGGCGTTGTGCTAGCGACGGGGCTCGCTGCTTTTCTAAGCCCGAAGCCTTTCATTGAAAAAAAGGCTCTAATTTCGACGCCCAACGACGGAGCTTTTGCCCTAATTGAGCTATTTACCTCACAAGGCTGCTCGAGCTGTCCGGCCGCCGACCATCTTCTTAATTCAATTATTGAACAGGCCGCTATCAACGGTGATCCCGTCTTTGGCTTGTCTTTTCACGTAAGTTACTGGGACTACCTGGGCTGGAAAGATCCATATGCAAGTTTGGCCTACAACGTTCGGCAGGGCAACTATGTCAACCAACTAAAGGCTGGCAATGCTTACACCCCCCAAATGGTGGTCAATGGAAAAGTTGAATTTGTAGGCTCTTCCAGAAAGGAAGCGGATAGCGCCATCAAAGCTGCCTTGGCTAAACCCGCCGGTTACTCGCTAAAAGCTTCAGTCTTTGACAACGGCGGCGAGCTCCTGATAAAATATGCCCTGGACAAAGCTCCCAACCAGGCATTGATCAATATCGCCCTGGTAAAAAAGGAGGTACAAAACCATGTTGCAAGGGGAGAGAACAAAGGACGAACACTGACCCACAAAAACGTTGTTGTGGAGTTTCAAACAGTGATGGCAGAAGCAGCTGGAGAAGTTTCACTTTTGTTGCCAAACGGGTTTGAACCCAATGACAATTCCGTAGTTGTCTATCTCCAAAATAAAAATGACCTGGCCATCATTGCTGCTTGCCAGGTCATCCTGTAA